In bacterium, the DNA window TGGGGCCGTTCACCGTGGATTTCGACACGGCGTACGACCCCTGCCAGATCGCCCCGCTGCTGGAACACTGCGAAGCCGCCCTGGTCGACGTGGGCGCCCTGCTGGGCCTCGCGCCCGTCGGCGGCCTGCCGATCCTCAACCCCGACAACCTCGACGAGTACGGGCAGCTCACCGGTCAGGGACCCTGGCGCATGATGAGCTACCGCGACGGCGCCTGCACCATCCAGCCGGTGCCGGTGCTGATCGCGCGCACGCTGCTGCCCCACGCCGCCTGCGAGCTGACGGCGCGCTGGCTGCTGGACGTCAACGGTTGCGGCGCGCTGCCGCTCTGGCTGCGCGAGGGCCTCGCGGTCTACGCCGCCGACCTCGGCGTCCACCTGAACAACTACATGGGCCAGTTCCGTCCCGACGGGCCGGTCCTGCTCTCGCCGGGCGAGGCCGCAGCGCTGTTGGCGGCCGGACCCCTGCCCGACCCCGAGCTCGACCGCCAGATGCACCGCCGCGCCCAGTACTCCGTGTTCGTCATGGTCTGGCGGCTGGTCGAGGAGCACGGCGGCCCGACCCGCCTGCGGAACCTTCTTGCCGACGTCCGCGACGGCGACGCGCCCGACGACGCCTGCCGCGCCGCGTATGGCCTGGACCTCGCGGCCTTGACCGCGCAGCTCGACGCGACGCAGGGCCCGGAGCCCATCGGCGACGCCGTGCAGTCGCGCAGCCCCCACTTGCCCGGTGCGGCCCGCGACGGCGCCGCGCCCGAGAAACGGACCAGCGATGAGTGACACGTCCGCCGTCCGCCTGCGCTTCGCGCCCAGCCCCACGGGCTACCTGCACGTGGGCGGGGCGCGCACGGCCCTGTTCAACTGGCTCCACGCCCGCAAGACGGGCGGCGCCTTCATCCTGCGCATCGAGGACACCGACCAGGAGCGCAGCACCGACGCCGCCTACCAGGCCATCCTGCGCAGCATGGAGTGGCTGGGCCTCACCTGGGACGAGGGCCCCGGCGTCGGCGGCCCCTGCGGCCCCTACCTGCAGTCCGAGCGGCTCGAGGTCTACCAGCAGCAGGCCGCGGCCCTGCGCGCGAGCGGCCGCCTCTACCGGTGCTTCTGCACCGGCGAGGAGATCGCGGCCCGCAACGTGGCGCGCGGCGAGCAGGAGAGCGCGGGTTACGACGGGCACTGCCGCGAACTCGCCGCGGCGCAGGTCGCGGCCTTCGAAGCCGACGGCCGCGCGCCGAGCTGGCGCCTGCGCACGCCGGACGAGGGGGAGACGTTCTGGTACGACCTCGTCTACGACAAGCGCGAGTTCCGCAACGACCTGATCACCGACCGCGTCGTGCTGAAGCAGGACGGGTTCCCGACCTACAACTTCGCCGTCGTGGTCGACGACCACCTCATGCGCATCAGCCACGTGCTGCGCGGCGACGACCACGTCAGCAACACGCCCTTCCAGCTGCAGATCTACGACGCGCTGGGCTGGGAGCGCCCCAAGTTCGGGCACATGCCGATGATCCTGGGGCCGGACCGCAAGCGCCTCAGCAAGCGCCACGGCGCCACCAGCGTCGAGGAGTTCCGCGACCAGGGCATCCTGCCCGACGCGATGATCAACTACCTGGCGCTGCTGGGCTGGTCGCCCGGCGCCTCCGGCGACGAGGTGTTCACGCGCGAGGCGCTGGTCAAGGCCTTCAGCCTCAAGCGCGTCAACAGCTCGCCGGCCGCCTTCGACTACGACAAGCTGACCCACATCAACGCCCAGCACCTCAAGCGGCTCGGACCGGCCGACCGTCTCGCCCTCGCCGAGCCCATGCTCGACGCGCGCGGCTGGGCCCTGGATCCCGCCTGGCGCGCGCCCGCGGACGACACCCGCGACTACCTGACGAAGGTGCTCGCCATGCTCGGCGGCCGCTTCAGCGACCTGCGCCGCATCCCCGAACAGATCGGCTTCTTCTTCACCGACGATTTCCCCGTCGATCCCGAGGCGGCCGCCCACCTGGCGGGCGCCGAGATCCCGGCCCGCCTGCTGGCGCTGGCCGACCGGCTGGAGGCCGCGCTGCCGCCGCAGGGTCCGGCCCCCCAGGACGTCTACGAGGAGGCCGTCCGCGGCCTCGCCGCCGACCTGGGCCTGGAGGCCGGCGACCTGATCCACCCCTGCCGCGTCGCCCTGACCGGCCTGACGCGCAGCGCGGGGATGTTCGAGGTCATGTGGCTGATCGGCGGGCCGCGCACCGTGGCGCGGCTGCGCGCCGCCGCCCGCTGAACCGGCTGCTCCCGCTCGCCGCAGAGGGAGGCGTCCGCTGTACCTGCGCATCCTGATCCGCTACCTGCTGGTCTGGGGCGTCTCGGCGGCCTCGCTGGCGCTCGTGGCGCTGCTGTTGCCGGGGATCTGGATCGACACGGGCGTGCCGCGCTGGTGGCTGACCGCGGCGCTGCTGCCGGTGGAGTTCGGCCTGTTGCTGCTGCTGCTGCGCCCCCTGCTCGTGCTGGCGACCCTGCCCCTGAACGCCGCGACCCTCGGCCTGCCGACGCTCCTGTTCAACGGCTTCATCCTCTACCTGACGGCCGCGACCTCGCGGGTCGTGAACATCGACAACCTCGGCTACGCCTTCCTGGGCCTGGTGGTGATGACCGCGGTCAACGGCGCGGTCACCGGCTGGCTGGGGATCGACGACGTCTACCCCTTCTTCCAGACGATCCTGCGCCGCGTCGGTCGCCGCTACGGCCCGCGGGCGCGGCCCGGCCAGGTGCGCGGACTGCTGATCCTGCAGGTGGACGGGCTGTCGTGGCGCAGCTGCGCGCGCGCCCTGCGCCGCGGCCGCATGCCGACGATGGCCGGCCTGCGCGCGCTCGGGACGCACCGGCTGCACCGCTGGCACTGCGGCGTGCCGTCCAACACGCCGGCCGTGCAGAGCGGCCTGTTCTACGGCACGCGGGCGCGCCTGCCCGGTTACCGCTGGTACGACCGCCACGAACGCCGCGTGCTGGTCGCCAGCCGCGCCGAGGACCTGCGCGCCGCCGAGGCCGGGTTCGCCTTCGGCGACGGCCTGCTCGCCGGCGGTTCCTGCATCAACAGCCTGCTGTCCGGCGGCGCCGCCAAGCGCCTGATGACCCTCAGCGCGCTGCGCGAGCCGGACGACCACCGCCGCCCCGGCGAGCGCGCCGACTTCTCGCTCTTCTGGCTCAGCCCCTACGCCTACACCAGCGCCGTGGCGGCCACGTTCTGGGACTTCATGACCGCCCTGTCCTGGAACGCCCAGTCGCGCTTCCACCCGCGCAAGCGCACCGTCCGCCGCAGCTTCCGCCAGGCCGCGATGCGGGCCGTCGGCAACGCCTTCCTGCGC includes these proteins:
- the gltX gene encoding glutamate--tRNA ligase, which codes for MSDTSAVRLRFAPSPTGYLHVGGARTALFNWLHARKTGGAFILRIEDTDQERSTDAAYQAILRSMEWLGLTWDEGPGVGGPCGPYLQSERLEVYQQQAAALRASGRLYRCFCTGEEIAARNVARGEQESAGYDGHCRELAAAQVAAFEADGRAPSWRLRTPDEGETFWYDLVYDKREFRNDLITDRVVLKQDGFPTYNFAVVVDDHLMRISHVLRGDDHVSNTPFQLQIYDALGWERPKFGHMPMILGPDRKRLSKRHGATSVEEFRDQGILPDAMINYLALLGWSPGASGDEVFTREALVKAFSLKRVNSSPAAFDYDKLTHINAQHLKRLGPADRLALAEPMLDARGWALDPAWRAPADDTRDYLTKVLAMLGGRFSDLRRIPEQIGFFFTDDFPVDPEAAAHLAGAEIPARLLALADRLEAALPPQGPAPQDVYEEAVRGLAADLGLEAGDLIHPCRVALTGLTRSAGMFEVMWLIGGPRTVARLRAAAR
- a CDS encoding phage holin family protein, with the protein product MVWGVSAASLALVALLLPGIWIDTGVPRWWLTAALLPVEFGLLLLLLRPLLVLATLPLNAATLGLPTLLFNGFILYLTAATSRVVNIDNLGYAFLGLVVMTAVNGAVTGWLGIDDVYPFFQTILRRVGRRYGPRARPGQVRGLLILQVDGLSWRSCARALRRGRMPTMAGLRALGTHRLHRWHCGVPSNTPAVQSGLFYGTRARLPGYRWYDRHERRVLVASRAEDLRAAEAGFAFGDGLLAGGSCINSLLSGGAAKRLMTLSALREPDDHRRPGERADFSLFWLSPYAYTSAVAATFWDFMTALSWNAQSRFHPRKRTVRRSFRQAAMRAVGNAFLRETSHFWLAQDVVRGVPVIYSNFVGYDEVAHHAGPDAGEALATLTGFDRKLQKLRRLVRDASPIDYDVVVLADHGQSPSLPLRAHSGETLEALVARLAGRVRPVLPPRDSEAAYLGALLAELRDEGPDRRSWLAFQSRLTLERLRDEEPDHDAGAGGESSLVVCVSGGLAHIYREGAQRPLRLAEISSLYPGLVEGLASHAGIGFVLVRGDDGEALIIGRDGVRNLDTGELRGESDPLAPYWDEALWTGELSALLSHPHAGDLIVNGALLPDRRVVVFEEQLGSHGGLGGPQTDPFILLPVSWGTTHADLRS